The genomic stretch AGCGCCGCGAGGTCACCGATGACGTGCGCTTCGGGAAGCGACGCCTTCAGCGACTCCGCGGATGCTGCCATCGCGGTCGCATCCGAGGTCGGTGCGTTGAGGCGCGATTCAAGCAGGCTAACTTCGGTGGCGAGGTCGTCGAAACGACGTACGAAGTGCGCGAGACCTTCTTCCGGGGTTCCCGCCTGCCACGAGCCGATGGAGCGGTCGGCTCCAGCTGCGCGCACCCAGACAGCCCCGTCATCATCGACGCGGCCCCACTCGTTGCTCGCTGCCATGGTATGAACCTCCGGTTCGTCGCCACATTCGTTCACATGTGATTGTGACATCCTCACAGACGACGTTGTTCGTACGCGCAGACGGGGTAACCCGTGCATCGCGGTAGCCTCGGCCACGTGCGCGCGCGAACCCCTCAACGGCTGGTCATCTGTCCCTGCCCACCCATCCTGTTACCCGGTGCCACCGGGCGTGACGGCGATCAGCGCGTGGAGCAGTTACGATCGGCCGCCCGACGTGCAGTCGACTGGCTGTGCGAGCCCGGTGAACCGGTGACGGTGTTGACCAGCGGGGCGAACGGCCGCGTGCCCGACGGCGCCGCTCTGAACGCAGCCGCGTACGGCCTGTCGTATCGCGGCCAGCTCGGTGCTGGGGGACCGCGGGGTCCTGAGCTCGTACCTCAGACGCCGGGCTTGTTAGTGGCTTCCTATCTGCTGGACGGACATCCGGCGCACGGAATAGAGATCTCGTCGCAGCAGACGTTCATGAACGAGCCCGACTTCGATGCGAACTTCATCCTGGTGTGCGGAGGCGGTTCGGCTCGACGACGCGATGGCGCGCCCGGCTATATCGACGAGCGAGCTGTGCCGCATGACGATGCGTTGGCAGGGTTGATCGCGAACGCGGACGCGGCCGCGCTGGGCACCGCCGATGTGGATCTCGCCGATGAACTACTTGACGATCTGGCCCGACCGCTGGCAGTTGCCGCACGGCTGGTGGCCAGGTGGAAGCATCCCGTGTCCGGTCGCGTCGATTCCTATGAGGCACCCTTCGGCGTGGCTAATATCCTTGCGCGCTGGTGGACCCATGCCTGACGTCATCGTCGTACTCGGCCCGACTGCCTCGGGGAAGACTGGGCTCGCGCTGGACATTGCCGATCGACTCGGTGGGCCGGAGCATGCCGAGATCATCAACGCTGACTCGATGCAGGTGTACGTGGGAATGGATATCGGAACTGCGAAGCTTCCTCCGGATGAACGGCGCGGTATTCGTCACCACCTGTTTGACGTGTGGCCGGTGACCCATTCGGTCACGGTCGCGGAGTATCAGCGGTTGGCGCGCGAGACGATCGCTTCGGTCCATGCGCGCGGACGCCGCGCCATCCTGGTGGGCGGATCGGGACTTTACATCACCGCGACCCTGGACGACCTGCGTTTTCCCGGGACCGATCCGTTGATCCGGGCCCGACTGGAGGCAGCACTCGACGCGAGTGGTCCGGCTGAACTACACCAACGGCTGCAGGCATTGGATCCGGCCGCCGCCGAGCGCATTTTGCCGACCAACGGGCGACGTATCGTGCGCGCGCTGGAAGTGATTGAACTGACCGGCGAGCCATTCAGTGCTTCGTTACCGCAGCAGCCCACGCAGGTTTTACCTGCCGTGCAGGTCGGTCTGGACTGGCCGCCCGAGGTGCTTGCTGAGCGGATCGAGGCGCGTGTCGACCTCATGTTCGAGCAGGGGTTCGTCAAGGAAGTCAGCGAACTGCGTGATCAGTTGGAACACTCGCGCACCGCATCGCGCGCGTTGGGATATCCGCAGGTGCTGGCACTGCTGCGGGGCGACGTGGACGAGCGGCAGGCGCGCACCAACATCGCGACCGCTACGCGGCGGTTTGCGCGACGACAGCGTTCGTGGTTCGGGCGGGACCCACGCATCCGTTGGCTCGATCCCGCTAGCGCAACGCTCCTTGATGACGTGATGCGTACGATTGAGCGGTGAGCACAATGGAGTTCGCCAAAGGCCATGGCACCGAGAATGACTTCGTCATCCTGTTCGATCCGGACGGACAATTCGATCCGACTGTTCATCAGGTACAACAGATCGCTGATCGGCATCGCGGTCTAGGCGCCGACGGCATATTGCGGGTGGTACGAAGCGTGCACGTGCCCGAGGCCGACAAAGGTGCCGAATGGTTCATGGACTATCGCAACTCTGACGGGTCGATCGTCGAAATGTGCGGTAACGGCGTGCGAGTGTTCGCGCGTTACCTGCAGGAGCGTGGACTAGCCTCCACCGCCGGCCTGGATGTGTCCACCCGCGCGGGCATCAAGTACGCGGCGTTCAACGCCGATGGGTCCATCACCGTCGACATGGGCCCGCCCGAGGTGCTCGGGGTCAGCGCGACAACTCTGCAGGGCCGACGTCTTACCGGACTCGGAGTCTCTATGGGAAATCCGCACCTGGCGATCGATCTTTCTCCGGCTGGGCTTGAGGTCGACGATCTCGATCTG from Cumulibacter soli encodes the following:
- the miaA gene encoding tRNA (adenosine(37)-N6)-dimethylallyltransferase MiaA; its protein translation is MPDVIVVLGPTASGKTGLALDIADRLGGPEHAEIINADSMQVYVGMDIGTAKLPPDERRGIRHHLFDVWPVTHSVTVAEYQRLARETIASVHARGRRAILVGGSGLYITATLDDLRFPGTDPLIRARLEAALDASGPAELHQRLQALDPAAAERILPTNGRRIVRALEVIELTGEPFSASLPQQPTQVLPAVQVGLDWPPEVLAERIEARVDLMFEQGFVKEVSELRDQLEHSRTASRALGYPQVLALLRGDVDERQARTNIATATRRFARRQRSWFGRDPRIRWLDPASATLLDDVMRTIER
- the dapF gene encoding diaminopimelate epimerase codes for the protein MEFAKGHGTENDFVILFDPDGQFDPTVHQVQQIADRHRGLGADGILRVVRSVHVPEADKGAEWFMDYRNSDGSIVEMCGNGVRVFARYLQERGLASTAGLDVSTRAGIKYAAFNADGSITVDMGPPEVLGVSATTLQGRRLTGLGVSMGNPHLAIDLSPAGLEVDDLDLCAEPEYDRTLFAEGVNQEFYQDAAPIDGVDIHVRMRVHERGVGETRSCGTGICAVAVAALARTDRQEGTVVIDVPGGRLYTDVTAQRVLLSGPAVIVARGELIV